The following proteins are encoded in a genomic region of Porphyrobacter sp. CACIAM 03H1:
- a CDS encoding lytic transglycosylase domain-containing protein produces MVGHTLMRKAVLLAGLALATTTVASPSAAQSGDLVARWNGAVPGERALSAVLAPDEREHYRQLFAAIDTEQWGLVESLLAQRPAGVLTQVARAEYYTHAKSPRIAAEQISAWFAAGGTDLPQAEQLARMGAKRGLTTLPPIPGEQGFARQPYAPKRILPRTVNDGTMPPATATAILAAIKADNPGEAQRLLAEVDWQLSGDARAEWRQRVAWSHYIENNDNAALELARTVAEGTGAWVAEGAWVEGLAAWRMGHCSLAGEAFARVAGIASNVELAAAGHYWAARAAVRCREPGQAQQHLSAAARMDETLYGMLAADQLGIELPAHAPLAPMSREDWNQLQQRPNVRVAAALIEIGRPSLADEVLRHEAKIGPAYQYGALARLARELGLPSTQLFMAHNAPYGTSSDPSLRFPVAYWQPVGGWQVDPALAFAHALQESNFRAAAVSPANARGLMQIMPAAAKDHSGRLNLGMSYADLNDPQVNLAYGQRHLEMLRDHPATGGALPKIMAAYNAGLVPVGRWNGEINDQGDPLLWMESIPYWETRGYVAIVMRNYWMYERAAGVPSQSRRALAQGRWPEFPRAATTRSARLEP; encoded by the coding sequence ATGGTCGGCCACACATTGATGCGCAAGGCAGTGCTTCTGGCAGGGCTGGCGCTGGCGACGACGACCGTGGCGTCGCCGTCGGCGGCGCAATCGGGCGATCTCGTGGCGCGCTGGAACGGCGCGGTGCCGGGCGAGCGCGCGCTCTCCGCCGTGCTCGCGCCCGACGAGCGTGAACATTACCGCCAGCTCTTCGCCGCGATCGACACCGAGCAATGGGGCCTCGTCGAGAGCCTGCTGGCCCAGCGACCCGCCGGCGTGCTGACTCAGGTCGCCCGCGCCGAATACTACACCCACGCCAAGAGCCCCAGGATCGCCGCCGAGCAGATCTCCGCATGGTTCGCCGCCGGCGGCACCGATCTGCCCCAGGCCGAACAGCTCGCCCGCATGGGCGCCAAGCGTGGCCTGACCACCCTGCCGCCGATCCCGGGCGAACAGGGCTTCGCGCGCCAGCCCTATGCCCCCAAGCGCATCCTGCCGCGCACCGTGAACGACGGCACCATGCCGCCCGCCACCGCGACCGCGATCCTCGCGGCGATCAAGGCAGACAACCCGGGCGAGGCCCAGCGCCTGCTCGCCGAGGTCGACTGGCAGCTTTCGGGCGATGCCCGCGCCGAATGGCGCCAGCGCGTGGCGTGGAGCCACTATATCGAGAACAACGACAACGCCGCGCTCGAACTGGCGCGGACCGTCGCCGAAGGCACCGGCGCCTGGGTCGCCGAGGGCGCATGGGTCGAGGGGCTTGCCGCATGGCGCATGGGCCACTGCTCGCTCGCGGGCGAGGCCTTCGCGCGGGTCGCCGGGATCGCATCCAACGTCGAACTCGCCGCCGCCGGGCACTACTGGGCCGCGCGCGCGGCGGTGCGCTGCCGCGAGCCGGGGCAGGCGCAGCAGCACCTTTCCGCCGCGGCGCGGATGGACGAGACGCTCTACGGGATGCTCGCCGCCGACCAGCTCGGGATCGAGCTGCCAGCCCATGCCCCCCTTGCGCCGATGAGCCGCGAGGACTGGAACCAGCTTCAGCAGCGCCCCAATGTCCGCGTCGCCGCCGCGCTGATCGAGATCGGCCGGCCTTCGCTTGCCGACGAGGTGCTGCGCCACGAGGCGAAGATCGGTCCGGCCTACCAGTATGGCGCCCTCGCCCGCCTCGCGCGCGAACTCGGCCTGCCCTCGACCCAGCTGTTCATGGCGCACAACGCGCCCTACGGCACCAGCAGCGACCCCTCGCTGCGCTTTCCGGTGGCCTATTGGCAGCCGGTGGGCGGATGGCAGGTCGATCCGGCGCTGGCCTTCGCCCATGCGCTCCAGGAATCGAACTTCCGCGCCGCCGCCGTCAGCCCCGCAAATGCCCGGGGCCTGATGCAGATCATGCCGGCGGCTGCGAAGGATCATTCCGGGCGCCTCAACCTCGGGATGAGTTATGCGGACCTCAACGATCCGCAGGTCAATCTCGCCTATGGGCAGCGCCACCTCGAGATGCTGCGCGACCATCCCGCCACGGGCGGCGCGCTGCCCAAGATCATGGCGGCCTACAACGCGGGCCTCGTGCCGGTCGGGCGCTGGAATGGCGAGATCAACGATCAGGGCGATCCGCTGCTGTGGATGGAATCGATCCCCTATTGGGAAACCCGCGGCTATGTCGCGATCGTGATGCGCAATTACTGGATGTACGAGCGCGCCGCCGGTGTTCCCTCGCAGAGCCGCCGCGCGCTCGCGCAAGGGCGCTGGCCGGAATTCCCGCGGGCTGCTACGACCCGTTCGGCACGGTTGGAGCCGTAG
- a CDS encoding electron transfer flavoprotein-ubiquinone oxidoreductase, with the protein MSERESMPCDVVIVGGGPAGLSAAIRLKQINPELEVIVLEKGSEIGAHILSGAVVDPKALDELLPEWREQGCPMAETPVTDNWHWVLSKTGKTSLPHAIMPPLMSNHGCYTGSLGNLTRWLAEQAEGLGVMVFPGFPAADVMIDENGAVAGVITQDMGVAADGSHKGDYQPGMEIHAKYTLFAEGARGNLTKRMKAKFDLEANCQPQVYGLGIKELWDIDPKKHKPGRVIHTQGWPLSESESWGGGFLYHQANGQVALGFVTALDYKNPWVSPYQEFQRWKQHPAIREYLEGGKRVSYGARAINEGGWQSVPKLAFPGGALIGCAAGFVNVPRIKGSHTAMKSGMLAAESIAAAIAAGHEKTELMDYDAAVRSSWIATELKLVQNAQPAVAKYGGDIGTALAGIDMWMRTLKIGLPISMKHHRDYEMTGRADLYPPIAYPKPDGVISFDKLTNVAYSYTNHAEDQPCHLQVKDWELQKRSEYDVFGGPSQRYCPAGVYEWLIDEKSGEPRFQINSQNCVHCKTCDIKDPNQNINWVTPEGGGGPNYPNM; encoded by the coding sequence ATGAGCGAACGTGAATCGATGCCCTGCGACGTCGTCATCGTCGGCGGCGGTCCGGCGGGTCTGTCGGCGGCGATCCGGCTGAAGCAGATCAATCCGGAACTGGAAGTGATCGTGCTCGAGAAGGGCTCGGAGATCGGTGCGCACATCCTGTCGGGCGCGGTGGTCGATCCCAAGGCGCTCGACGAGCTGCTGCCCGAATGGCGCGAGCAGGGCTGCCCGATGGCCGAGACCCCGGTGACCGACAACTGGCACTGGGTGCTCTCGAAGACCGGCAAGACCTCGCTTCCCCACGCGATCATGCCGCCGCTGATGAGCAACCACGGCTGCTACACCGGCTCGCTCGGCAACCTCACCCGCTGGCTGGCGGAGCAGGCCGAGGGGCTGGGCGTGATGGTCTTCCCCGGCTTCCCGGCGGCGGACGTGATGATCGACGAGAACGGCGCGGTCGCGGGCGTCATCACCCAGGACATGGGCGTGGCGGCGGACGGCAGCCACAAGGGCGACTACCAGCCCGGCATGGAGATCCACGCCAAGTACACCCTCTTCGCCGAGGGCGCGCGCGGCAACCTCACCAAGCGGATGAAGGCGAAGTTCGACCTCGAGGCGAACTGCCAGCCGCAGGTCTACGGCCTCGGCATCAAGGAACTGTGGGACATCGATCCCAAGAAGCACAAGCCGGGCCGCGTGATCCACACGCAGGGCTGGCCGCTCTCGGAAAGCGAGAGCTGGGGCGGGGGCTTCCTCTACCACCAGGCAAACGGGCAGGTGGCCTTGGGCTTCGTGACCGCGCTTGATTACAAGAACCCCTGGGTCTCGCCCTATCAGGAATTCCAGCGCTGGAAGCAGCACCCGGCGATCCGCGAATATCTCGAGGGCGGCAAGCGGGTGAGCTATGGCGCCCGCGCAATCAACGAGGGCGGCTGGCAGTCGGTGCCCAAGCTCGCCTTCCCCGGCGGCGCGCTGATCGGCTGCGCGGCGGGCTTCGTCAACGTGCCGCGCATCAAGGGCAGCCACACCGCGATGAAGAGCGGGATGCTGGCAGCCGAGAGCATCGCGGCGGCGATTGCTGCCGGTCACGAAAAGACCGAGCTGATGGACTATGACGCCGCGGTGCGCTCCAGCTGGATCGCGACCGAGCTGAAGCTGGTCCAGAACGCCCAGCCCGCGGTCGCCAAGTACGGCGGCGACATCGGCACCGCGCTTGCGGGCATCGACATGTGGATGCGCACTCTCAAGATCGGCTTGCCGATCAGCATGAAGCACCATCGCGACTACGAGATGACCGGCCGTGCCGATCTCTACCCGCCCATCGCCTATCCCAAGCCCGACGGGGTGATCAGCTTCGACAAGCTCACCAACGTCGCCTACAGCTACACCAACCATGCCGAGGACCAGCCCTGCCACCTTCAGGTGAAGGACTGGGAGCTGCAGAAGCGCAGCGAATACGACGTCTTCGGCGGCCCCTCGCAGCGCTATTGCCCGGCGGGGGTCTACGAGTGGCTGATCGACGAGAAGTCCGGCGAGCCCAGGTTCCAGATCAACTCGCAGAACTGCGTCCACTGCAAGACCTGCGACATCAAGGACCCCAACCAGAACATCAACTGGGTGACGCCTGAGGGTGGCGGCGGGCCGAATTATCCGAATATGTGA
- a CDS encoding alpha/beta hydrolase: MPPIRRALLLAAPAILVLGGCSSGLPDPDHADVAYATLSPAQTLDLYLPDGTGPFPLVINIHGGGFRMGDKDMLDAPIAEALLARGIAVASIDYRLSDEAKFPAAIEDAKAAVRYLRANAGRYRLDPERFLVFGQSAGGNLASLVGTTGNAAVFDNHALGNPGVSSKVNAVIDWFGPTEFLQMDPQAREQGCPPEHGAADSPESAYLGAPIASVPEKVRAASPMTYIDREDPPFLLQKGSEDCLVPVGQSKLLKQALATAGVPVELDLLEGAGHGDMGVSTPIFLSQSNVERVVAFAERHLKQAP; this comes from the coding sequence ATGCCACCAATCCGGCGCGCCCTTCTGCTCGCTGCCCCGGCGATCCTCGTGCTCGGGGGATGTTCTTCGGGGCTGCCCGATCCCGATCACGCGGATGTGGCCTATGCGACCCTGTCGCCGGCGCAGACCCTCGATCTCTATCTGCCCGATGGCACCGGCCCCTTCCCGCTGGTGATCAACATCCACGGCGGCGGTTTCAGGATGGGCGACAAGGACATGCTGGATGCGCCCATTGCCGAGGCGCTGCTGGCTAGGGGCATCGCGGTCGCCTCGATCGACTACCGCCTGTCGGACGAAGCCAAGTTCCCCGCAGCGATAGAGGATGCCAAGGCTGCGGTGCGGTATCTGCGGGCGAACGCTGGCCGCTATCGTCTTGATCCCGAACGTTTCCTCGTCTTCGGTCAGTCGGCTGGCGGCAACCTTGCCTCGCTCGTCGGGACAACCGGAAATGCAGCGGTGTTCGACAATCACGCACTTGGCAATCCGGGCGTCTCGAGCAAGGTCAATGCCGTGATCGACTGGTTCGGCCCGACCGAATTCCTGCAGATGGACCCGCAGGCGCGCGAGCAGGGCTGCCCGCCCGAACACGGAGCGGCGGATTCACCGGAGTCCGCCTATCTGGGTGCACCGATCGCCTCCGTGCCCGAAAAGGTCAGGGCGGCCAGCCCGATGACCTATATCGACCGCGAGGATCCCCCCTTCCTACTCCAGAAGGGCAGCGAGGACTGCCTTGTGCCGGTGGGCCAGTCGAAGCTTCTGAAACAGGCGCTCGCCACGGCGGGCGTGCCTGTGGAGCTCGATCTGCTGGAGGGGGCAGGCCACGGCGACATGGGCGTGTCGACGCCGATATTCCTCAGCCAGTCCAATGTGGAGCGGGTGGTCGCCTTCGCCGAAAGGCACCTCAAGCAGGCGCCGTGA
- the moaB gene encoding molybdenum cofactor biosynthesis protein B: MAIDETREFKPIHIAVLTVSDTRTPETDTSGDILAARVTGAGHHLAARMIVKDDAALLATQFEAWIEDPSVDAVVSTGGTGLTGRDVTPEALARIEGAREIPGFGELFRWLSFKSIGTSTVQSRAMAVVARGTYIFALPGSNGAVKDGWDGILAEQLDSRNRPCNFVELMPRLREV; the protein is encoded by the coding sequence GTGGCGATTGACGAAACGCGCGAATTCAAACCGATACACATCGCTGTTCTCACCGTTTCCGACACCCGCACGCCCGAGACCGACACCTCGGGCGACATTCTCGCCGCACGGGTGACAGGCGCCGGACATCATCTCGCAGCGCGCATGATCGTGAAGGACGACGCCGCGCTGCTCGCCACCCAGTTCGAGGCATGGATCGAGGATCCCTCCGTCGATGCCGTGGTCTCGACCGGCGGCACCGGTCTCACCGGCCGCGACGTGACCCCGGAGGCGCTCGCCCGGATCGAGGGCGCGCGCGAGATCCCCGGCTTCGGCGAGCTGTTCCGCTGGCTGAGCTTCAAGTCCATCGGCACCAGCACTGTGCAATCGCGCGCGATGGCCGTGGTGGCACGGGGGACCTACATCTTCGCCCTCCCCGGCTCGAACGGGGCGGTGAAGGACGGCTGGGACGGGATCCTCGCCGAACAACTCGACAGCCGCAACCGGCCCTGCAACTTCGTCGAGCTGATGCCGCGGCTGCGGGAAGTCTGA
- the ilvD gene encoding dihydroxy-acid dehydratase → MSHTFDKSKLPSRHVSVGPERAPHRSYYYAMGMTEEEIAAPFVGVVSAGNDSAPCNTTLNAQADICREGVIAGGGTPRRFNTITVTDGIAMGHQGMKSSLISREIIADSIEVSVRGHCYDALVGFAGCDKSLPGMMMAMLRLNVPSIFVYGGSILPGTHRGNDVTVVDVFEAVGQFAAGNCPLTELIALEKVACPGHGACGGQFTANTMACVGEAIGLSLPNSNMAPAPYRSRDDIAVAAGKQVMELVARNLRPRDICTREAFMNAARVVAATGGSTNAALHLPAMANECGIDFDLFDVAEVFKSTPYIADLKPGGKYVAKDMHEAGGVYMAMKTLLDGGFIDPNPITVTGKTIGENLEEITWNPDQKVFYDVKSPITPTGGVVGLKGSLAPDGAIVKVAGMARLQFSGPARVFDCEEDAFAAVEGRDIAEGCVIVIRYEGPKGGPGMREMLSTTAALYGQGMGEKVALITDGRFSGATRGFCIGHVCPEAADGGPIALVENGDIISIDAETGSIELEVPAEVLARRLESWQPRTNDYQSGALWRYQQVVGKARYGAITHPGAKAETHVFADI, encoded by the coding sequence ATGTCGCACACCTTTGACAAGTCGAAGCTCCCCAGCCGCCACGTTTCGGTCGGCCCTGAGCGCGCGCCGCACCGCTCGTACTACTACGCGATGGGCATGACCGAGGAGGAGATCGCCGCGCCCTTCGTGGGGGTGGTCAGCGCGGGGAACGATTCGGCGCCGTGCAACACCACCCTCAACGCGCAGGCCGATATTTGCCGCGAGGGCGTGATCGCGGGCGGCGGCACCCCGCGCCGTTTCAACACCATCACCGTGACCGACGGGATCGCGATGGGTCACCAGGGCATGAAATCCTCGCTTATCAGCCGCGAGATCATCGCGGACTCTATCGAGGTTTCGGTCCGAGGCCATTGTTATGACGCTCTTGTCGGCTTTGCCGGCTGCGACAAGAGCCTGCCCGGCATGATGATGGCGATGTTGCGGCTGAACGTGCCCTCGATTTTCGTCTATGGCGGATCGATCCTCCCCGGCACCCACCGCGGCAACGACGTGACTGTGGTCGACGTGTTCGAGGCCGTGGGACAGTTCGCCGCCGGCAATTGCCCGCTGACCGAATTGATCGCGCTCGAGAAGGTCGCCTGCCCCGGCCACGGCGCCTGCGGCGGCCAGTTCACCGCCAACACCATGGCCTGCGTCGGCGAGGCGATCGGATTGTCCCTGCCGAACAGCAACATGGCGCCTGCTCCTTACAGGTCGCGTGACGATATCGCCGTGGCCGCGGGCAAGCAGGTCATGGAGCTCGTCGCCCGCAACCTGCGCCCCCGCGACATCTGCACCCGCGAGGCCTTCATGAACGCCGCCCGCGTCGTCGCGGCCACCGGTGGTTCGACCAACGCCGCGCTGCACCTGCCAGCGATGGCGAATGAATGCGGCATCGACTTCGATCTGTTCGACGTCGCCGAGGTCTTCAAATCAACGCCTTACATCGCGGACCTCAAGCCCGGCGGCAAGTATGTCGCCAAGGACATGCACGAGGCGGGCGGGGTCTACATGGCGATGAAAACGCTGCTCGATGGCGGGTTCATCGATCCCAACCCGATCACCGTCACCGGCAAGACCATCGGCGAGAACCTCGAGGAGATCACCTGGAACCCCGACCAGAAGGTCTTCTACGACGTGAAGAGCCCCATCACCCCCACCGGCGGCGTGGTCGGCCTCAAGGGCTCGCTCGCCCCCGACGGCGCGATCGTGAAGGTCGCCGGGATGGCGCGGCTCCAGTTCTCCGGCCCGGCGCGGGTGTTCGACTGCGAGGAGGACGCCTTCGCCGCCGTCGAAGGCCGCGACATCGCCGAAGGCTGCGTCATCGTCATCCGCTACGAAGGGCCCAAGGGCGGTCCCGGGATGCGCGAGATGCTCTCCACCACCGCCGCGCTTTACGGGCAGGGCATGGGCGAGAAGGTCGCGCTGATCACCGACGGGCGCTTCTCCGGCGCGACGCGGGGCTTCTGCATCGGCCATGTCTGCCCCGAAGCCGCCGACGGCGGCCCGATCGCGCTGGTCGAGAACGGCGACATCATCAGCATCGACGCCGAAACCGGCAGCATCGAGCTCGAAGTACCCGCAGAGGTGCTCGCCAGGCGTCTCGAATCGTGGCAGCCCCGCACCAACGACTATCAATCGGGCGCGCTTTGGCGCTATCAACAGGTGGTCGGAAAGGCGCGTTACGGGGCGATCACGCATCCGGGCGCGAAGGCGGAGACCCATGTGTTTGCGGACATCTAG
- a CDS encoding 4-(cytidine 5'-diphospho)-2-C-methyl-D-erythritol kinase, which translates to MTLTETAYAKINLALHVRRRREDGYHELETLFAFVDAGDVLTATPAAADSVTTLGEFAGGLDNPFDNLVAKALNALPRPKGLAVTLEKNLPVAAGLGGGSADAGAVFRIVEALHGLPDDWPARAAKLGADVPACVRSRTHIGLGTGTEQEDVEDDLAGTPVLLVNPRVPLSTGPVFKAWDGADRGGLPEGPASRIAREGRNDLEAPAISLCPVIAEVLAALADTNPWLARMSGSGATCFALYDTPEARDAAAAALPREWWTMAGRLR; encoded by the coding sequence ATGACCCTCACTGAAACCGCCTACGCCAAGATCAACCTCGCGCTGCATGTCCGCAGGCGGCGGGAGGACGGGTATCACGAGCTCGAGACCCTCTTCGCCTTCGTCGATGCGGGCGATGTGCTGACGGCGACACCGGCCGCGGCCGACAGCGTCACCACGCTGGGCGAGTTCGCGGGCGGGCTCGACAATCCCTTCGACAATCTGGTGGCGAAGGCCCTGAACGCCCTCCCGCGTCCGAAGGGGCTGGCGGTGACCCTCGAAAAAAACCTCCCCGTCGCGGCTGGCCTTGGCGGCGGGTCGGCGGATGCGGGGGCGGTGTTCCGGATCGTCGAGGCGCTCCACGGTCTGCCCGATGACTGGCCCGCGCGCGCGGCCAAGCTCGGTGCGGATGTGCCCGCCTGCGTGCGCAGCCGCACCCATATCGGCCTCGGCACCGGCACCGAGCAGGAGGACGTCGAGGACGACCTCGCCGGCACCCCCGTGTTGCTGGTCAACCCGCGCGTGCCGCTCTCGACCGGCCCGGTGTTCAAGGCGTGGGACGGCGCGGATCGCGGTGGGCTCCCCGAAGGCCCCGCCAGCCGGATTGCGCGGGAAGGGCGCAACGACCTCGAAGCCCCTGCCATTTCGCTCTGCCCGGTGATCGCCGAGGTGCTGGCCGCGCTGGCCGACACCAACCCGTGGCTCGCCCGCATGTCCGGCTCCGGCGCGACTTGCTTCGCGCTTTACGATACGCCCGAAGCCCGCGACGCGGCGGCGGCGGCCTTACCGCGCGAATGGTGGACGATGGCGGGGCGGCTGCGGTGA
- a CDS encoding GNAT family N-acetyltransferase, which yields MPDVSIRPARDGDAQAIAAIYAWHVANGTATFDTEAPDTGAWAAKIADFAARGFPFLAAEREGGIVAYAYAARFRDRAAYAHTCEDSIYVAHEARGGGIGSVLLPALIEAARASGFQQMIAVIGGGEPASVALHARCGFVHAGRMRNVGSKFGRLLDTVYMQRDLREDQNP from the coding sequence TTGCCTGACGTGTCGATCCGGCCTGCGCGTGACGGTGACGCGCAGGCCATCGCCGCGATCTACGCATGGCACGTGGCGAACGGCACCGCGACCTTCGATACCGAGGCGCCGGACACCGGCGCTTGGGCGGCGAAGATCGCGGACTTCGCCGCGCGCGGCTTCCCCTTCCTCGCCGCCGAGCGGGAGGGCGGGATCGTCGCCTATGCCTATGCCGCCCGCTTCCGCGATCGCGCCGCCTATGCCCACACCTGCGAGGACAGCATCTACGTCGCCCACGAGGCGCGGGGGGGAGGGATCGGCAGCGTGCTGCTCCCCGCGCTGATCGAGGCGGCACGGGCGAGCGGGTTCCAGCAGATGATCGCCGTCATCGGCGGCGGCGAGCCGGCCTCGGTCGCGCTCCACGCCCGCTGCGGCTTCGTCCACGCCGGGCGGATGCGCAATGTCGGGAGCAAATTCGGGCGTTTGCTCGATACCGTCTATATGCAACGCGACCTCAGGGAGGACCAGAACCCGTGA
- a CDS encoding PA0069 family radical SAM protein has protein sequence MFHVKHSPIKGRGAQSGQIPTRFGLAEREVDGDWRDHVEALDGPPVKLRTTVTEERPKSILTFNQSPDVPFDRSINAYRGCEHGCVYCFARPTHAYHDLSPGLDFETKLFAKPEAAALLRKTLAKRGYSPRPIAMGTNTDPYQPIERDWRITRQILEVCLEARHPVTITTKSDRVMDDADLLAELAREKLVAVSISVTSLDPVLSAKLEPRCAAPAKRLAALGKLAELGVPVHCSISPIIPAITDTFLESIIARLGEIGVRSANWIPLRLPHEVAPLFREWLAVHYPERAGKVMSIVRQMRGGRDNDPNFHSRFNPQGVWADLIRARFAVACRKAGIGKARFVLDCSRFQPPQAGGQLRLL, from the coding sequence ATGTTCCACGTGAAACATTCGCCGATCAAGGGGCGCGGTGCGCAATCGGGGCAGATCCCCACCCGCTTCGGCCTGGCCGAGCGCGAGGTCGATGGCGACTGGCGCGATCATGTCGAAGCGCTGGACGGCCCGCCGGTGAAACTGCGCACCACCGTGACCGAGGAGCGCCCGAAGTCGATCCTCACCTTCAACCAGTCCCCCGACGTGCCCTTCGACCGCTCGATCAACGCTTATCGCGGCTGCGAGCACGGCTGCGTCTACTGCTTCGCGCGGCCGACCCATGCCTATCACGATCTGTCACCCGGCCTCGACTTCGAGACGAAGCTTTTCGCCAAGCCGGAAGCGGCCGCTCTGCTCCGCAAGACACTGGCGAAGAGGGGTTATTCCCCGAGACCCATCGCCATGGGGACCAATACCGACCCCTATCAGCCGATCGAGCGAGACTGGCGGATCACGCGCCAGATTCTCGAAGTGTGCCTCGAAGCCCGCCATCCGGTGACGATCACCACCAAGTCCGACCGGGTGATGGACGATGCCGACCTGCTGGCGGAGCTGGCGCGCGAAAAACTGGTGGCGGTGTCGATCTCGGTGACGAGCCTCGATCCGGTGCTGTCGGCAAAGCTCGAACCGCGCTGTGCCGCGCCTGCCAAGCGGCTGGCGGCGCTAGGGAAACTCGCCGAGCTGGGCGTCCCGGTGCATTGTTCGATCTCGCCGATCATCCCGGCGATCACCGACACGTTTCTTGAAAGCATCATCGCCCGCCTCGGCGAGATCGGGGTGCGCAGCGCCAACTGGATCCCATTGCGCCTGCCCCACGAAGTCGCCCCGCTGTTCCGCGAATGGCTCGCCGTCCACTACCCGGAGCGCGCGGGCAAGGTGATGAGCATCGTCAGACAGATGCGCGGCGGGCGGGACAATGATCCGAATTTCCACAGCCGCTTCAACCCGCAAGGCGTATGGGCCGACCTGATCCGCGCGCGCTTTGCCGTCGCCTGCCGCAAGGCCGGGATCGGCAAGGCGCGGTTCGTGCTTGATTGCTCGCGGTTCCAGCCTCCTCAAGCCGGCGGGCAACTGCGGTTATTGTAA
- a CDS encoding N-formylglutamate amidohydrolase — protein MNEVFRQLGTPVPGGIVLIADHASNTVPADITLGIPAHLMGEHIPLDIGTEAIAEILARDHAIPAHIAAVSRLVCDLNREEDAPGLVPEASDGHLIPGNIGADREARLARFHRPYHTALAAWLERSEPALILSLHSFTPRLETSDAARPWEVGVLYNRDERAARIAIPLLEAEGLNVGDNLPYSGRDLNYTMNRHAEAEGCAYLGIELRQDLTATPADHARWAALLAKIAQRVASALT, from the coding sequence ATGAACGAAGTCTTCCGCCAGCTCGGCACGCCCGTCCCCGGCGGCATCGTGCTCATCGCCGACCATGCCTCCAATACCGTGCCCGCCGACATCACCCTCGGCATCCCCGCGCACCTGATGGGCGAGCACATCCCCCTCGACATCGGCACCGAGGCGATCGCCGAAATCCTCGCCCGCGATCACGCCATCCCCGCCCACATCGCCGCCGTCAGCCGCCTGGTCTGCGACCTCAACCGCGAGGAGGACGCGCCCGGCCTCGTTCCCGAAGCGAGCGACGGGCACCTCATCCCCGGCAATATCGGCGCGGACCGGGAAGCGCGTCTCGCCCGCTTCCATCGCCCCTATCACACGGCGCTGGCCGCGTGGCTGGAGCGAAGCGAACCCGCGCTGATCCTCTCGCTCCACTCCTTCACCCCGCGGCTCGAAACCTCGGATGCCGCGCGGCCGTGGGAGGTGGGGGTGCTCTACAACCGCGACGAGCGCGCCGCGCGCATCGCGATTCCGCTGCTCGAAGCTGAGGGGCTGAACGTCGGCGACAACCTCCCCTATTCGGGCCGCGATCTCAACTACACCATGAACCGCCACGCCGAGGCCGAGGGCTGCGCCTACCTCGGCATCGAGCTCAGGCAGGACCTGACCGCCACCCCCGCCGACCACGCCCGGTGGGCCGCGCTGTTGGCGAAAATTGCGCAAAGGGTTGCGTCGGCGCTCACCTGA
- a CDS encoding DUF1330 domain-containing protein: MTCETYIDPSPVNFQAFKDLPRDTPINMLNLLLYRDLAEYPEGHEHAGKGWSGRRAYEEYGITSGPIFRRLGGQILWRGRFETVVTGPEGERWHDAFIAQYPNAGAFFAMIKDPDYQKAVVNRTAALMDSRLVRFAPGEVGEGFG; this comes from the coding sequence GTGACCTGCGAAACCTATATCGACCCGTCGCCCGTCAACTTCCAGGCCTTCAAGGACCTGCCGCGCGACACGCCGATCAACATGCTCAACCTGCTGCTCTATCGCGATCTCGCCGAATATCCCGAGGGCCACGAGCACGCCGGCAAGGGCTGGAGCGGGCGGCGGGCCTATGAGGAATACGGCATCACCAGCGGCCCGATCTTCCGGCGGCTCGGCGGGCAGATCCTGTGGCGCGGGCGGTTCGAGACGGTCGTGACCGGCCCCGAGGGCGAACGCTGGCACGACGCCTTCATCGCGCAATACCCCAATGCGGGCGCCTTCTTCGCGATGATCAAGGACCCGGATTACCAGAAGGCCGTCGTCAACCGCACCGCTGCGCTGATGGACAGCCGGTTGGTGCGCTTCGCTCCGGGCGAGGTCGGCGAAGGGTTCGGCTAG